From Nicotiana tabacum cultivar K326 chromosome 20, ASM71507v2, whole genome shotgun sequence, one genomic window encodes:
- the LOC107763094 gene encoding RNA-binding motif protein 25 isoform X1, producing MADSAPLPENSTAIANPQQPPESDNKTSQSDPPTAPSLSALPPPPPPSIQPYSTIPPSFRPATPPAPVPGGVTPLFSPLPNPNLQQQQTSNFPNPAVQPPGVSSVPPAMNPAPTGAVPMTSTQQIMPPYAMHGQLMRPYAPMPNGYPAMHQQGAMPPPGIPRYASPYTPMMRPMFPPRPPGAIGIIPPLMRPPVPIIRPPIIPPAARPAAIPSIAQTEKPQTTVYVGKISSTAENEFMLSLLQLCGPVRSWKRAQDPTNGSLKGFGFCEFESAEGVLRALRLLNKLNIDGQELMLNVNQATRDYLERYVEKKVVETSKKPKESETEGGEKKEESASGGEKSESAKTSIEPPESTTEESKKDSGEKGNFDAANFGLVNDEDRQADKEAVEKLKDMLEERLKNKPLPPPPPPPQTAKDGSDNSNTENPKDGEADRDTAKNEDKNDDELISQSKTSSEHDKADISSPDHRRHDRRSRDRERDLKREKERELERYEREREQERAKREKERDYKIREDERRYKVREKEWESKEREREYWRKKEREREKERAQERKWDINEQERESEDGYRKRKHRTSDEERKRRQREKEDDLADRLKEEEEIAEAKRRADEEQQKKEQEEALKILSGHLANGREKAVSYEENNLESQDKNIETAHDNLSQGGGVVQNGADEESVLAATASSDMKHNSNAPAKRLGFGLLGSGKRAAVPSVFNADEDEDTQKEKKMRPLVPIDYSIDERHMVQPSISESPPAVGAELAKRFSNVNPKEERPDGEKDRHRRTHDRSSQRDRDKLDEDTKRTRDESRNLDHDRVREPRPDKVKTPDNQKLLDAKQLIDMIPKTKDELFSYEINWTIYDKNALHERMRPWISKKITDFLGEEEPTLVDYIVSSTQEHVKATEMLERLQSILDEEAEMFVLKMWRMLIFEIKKVETGLALRPKS from the exons ATGGCGGACTCAGCTCCTTTGCCGGAAAATTCCACCGCCATCGCTAATCCTCAACAACCACCAGAATCTGATAACAAAACCTCCCAATCAGATCCACCTACGGCACCTTCATTATCAGCTCTACCACCACCACCTCCGCCATCGATCCAGCCTTACTCCACCATACCTCCTTCCTTTCGACCGGCGACGCCTCCAGCACCTGTACCTGGTGGTGTAACTCCTCTATTCTCGCCTCTTCCTAACCCTAATTTGCAGCAGCagcaaacttctaattttccgaATCCTGCTGTTCAGCCACCCGGAGTGAGTTCTGTACCGCCCGCGATGAATCCGGCACCTACCGGAGCTGTTCCTATGACTTCGACGCAGCAAATTATGCCGCCTTATGCTATGCATGGACAACTGATGAGACCGTACGCTCCTATGCCTAATGGTTACCCTGCTATGCATCAACAGGGCGCCATGCCTCCTCCCG GAATTCCGCGTTATGCATCACCATACACTCCAATGATGAGACCAATGTTTCCTCCACGTCCACCAGGTGCAATTGGCATCATTCCTCCCTTGATGCGTCCTCCAGTCCCTATAATACGTCCTCCAATTATTCCTCCTGCTGCTAGGCCAGCTGCCATCCCAAGCATTGCTCAAACAGAGAAACCACAAACAACAGTTTATGTTGGCAAGATATCGTCCACTGCAGAAAATGAGTTTATGCTTTCTCTTTTGCAG CTCTGTGGGCCTGTTAGGAGTTGGAAGCGTGCTCAAGATCCGACAAATGGATCTCTGAAAGGTTTTGGGTTTTGTGAGTTTGAGTCTGCCGAAGGGGTTCTCCGTGCATTGAGATTGCTCAACAAATTAAACATTGACGGGCAGGAGCTGATG TTAAATGTCAATCAAGCAACTCGTGATTACCTTGAACGTTATGTTGAGAAGAAAGTAGTAGAAACCTCAAAGAAGCCCAAAGAATCTGAAACTGAAGGCGgtgagaaaaaagaagaaagtgcATCAGGTGGGGAAAAGAGTGAAAGTGCAAAGACTTCTATAGAACCTCCGGAGTCCACTACAGAAGAATCAAAGAAAGATAGTGGTGAGAAAGGGAATTTTGATGCTGCTAATTTCGGTCTGGTCAATGATGAAGATAGGCAAGCTGACAAGGAGGCCGTGGAGAAGCTCAAGGATATGCTAGAGGAAAGGCTGAAGAATAAACCATTAccacctccacctccacctccacAAACAGCTAAAGATGGTTCTGATAACTCGAATACGGAAAACCCCAAAGATGGGGAAGCAGATAGAGATACAGCAAAAAATG AAGACAAAAATGATGATGAATTGATCAGTCAAAGTAAAACTTCAAGTGAGCACGACAAGGCTGATATTAGCTCACCTGACCATCGTAGGCATGATAGGAGAAGTAGGGATCGAGAAAGGGATTTGAAGAGGGAAAAGGAAAGGGAACTCGAAAGGTATGAAAGAGAACGTGAACAAGAACGAGCCAAGAGAGAGAAGGAGAGAGATTACAAGATCCGCGAAGATGAGCGTAGGTACAAGGTCCGTGAAAAGGAGTGGGAATCTAAAGAAAGGGAGAGGGAATATTGGcggaaaaaagagagagaaagggaGAAAGAAAGGGCTCAAGAGCGCAAATGGGATATAAATGAGCAAGAACGTGAAAGTGAAGATGGTTATAGGAAAAGGAAACACAGGACTAGTGACGAGGAGAGGAAACGACGGCAGAGGGAGAAGGAAGATGACTTGGCCGATAGgcttaaagaagaagaagagattgcTGAGGCTAAGAGAAGAGCAGATGAGGAACAGCAGAAAAAAGAGCAGGAGGAGGCATTGAAAATCCTTTCTGGTCATCTGGCTAATGGACGCGAGAAAGCTGTTTCCTATGAGGAGAACAATCTTGAAAGCCAAGATAAGAATATTGAGACGGCTCATGATAATTTAAGTCAGG GTGGGGGAGTTGTGCAAAATGGGGCTGATGAAGAATCCGTATTGGCAGCTACTGCTTCATCAGATATGAAGCATAATAGCAATGCCCCAGCGAAAAGATTGGGATTTGGCCTCCTAGGGTCAGGGAAAAGAGCTGCTGTCCCGTCTGTTTTCAACGCAGATGAGGATGAGGatactcaaaaagaaaagaagatgagGCCATTGGTTCCAATTGACTATTCCATTGACGAGCGACATATGGTCCAACCTTCCATCTCTGAATCACCACCGGCTGTGGGTGCAGAACTTGCTAAGCGATTTTCAAATGTCAATCCTAAAGAAGAGAGGCCTGATGGAGAGAAGGACAGACACAGAAGAACTCATGACAGGTCCAGCCAGAGGGATCGGGACAAGCTTGATGAAGATACTAAACGAACCAGGGATGAGAGCAGAAACCTTGATCATGACAGAGTTCGGGAACCCAGGCCTGATAAGGTTAAGACGCCTGATAATCAGAAGCTTTTAGATGCAAAACAATTGATTGACATGATTCCAAAGACCAAAGACGAGTTGTTCTCATATGAGATAAACTGGACTATTTATGACAAG
- the LOC107763094 gene encoding RNA-binding motif protein 25 isoform X2 — protein sequence MMMLMVNMWKDCLKICYHAINCVVDDETLEVSSQCIQTSQIVLGNLDILSRFLCKWMHKVSPIRMLVIYEMDVILILQVICSAGECCHAYGAIIMLVMFGIPRYASPYTPMMRPMFPPRPPGAIGIIPPLMRPPVPIIRPPIIPPAARPAAIPSIAQTEKPQTTVYVGKISSTAENEFMLSLLQLCGPVRSWKRAQDPTNGSLKGFGFCEFESAEGVLRALRLLNKLNIDGQELMLNVNQATRDYLERYVEKKVVETSKKPKESETEGGEKKEESASGGEKSESAKTSIEPPESTTEESKKDSGEKGNFDAANFGLVNDEDRQADKEAVEKLKDMLEERLKNKPLPPPPPPPQTAKDGSDNSNTENPKDGEADRDTAKNEDKNDDELISQSKTSSEHDKADISSPDHRRHDRRSRDRERDLKREKERELERYEREREQERAKREKERDYKIREDERRYKVREKEWESKEREREYWRKKEREREKERAQERKWDINEQERESEDGYRKRKHRTSDEERKRRQREKEDDLADRLKEEEEIAEAKRRADEEQQKKEQEEALKILSGHLANGREKAVSYEENNLESQDKNIETAHDNLSQGGGVVQNGADEESVLAATASSDMKHNSNAPAKRLGFGLLGSGKRAAVPSVFNADEDEDTQKEKKMRPLVPIDYSIDERHMVQPSISESPPAVGAELAKRFSNVNPKEERPDGEKDRHRRTHDRSSQRDRDKLDEDTKRTRDESRNLDHDRVREPRPDKVKTPDNQKLLDAKQLIDMIPKTKDELFSYEINWTIYDKNALHERMRPWISKKITDFLGEEEPTLVDYIVSSTQEHVKATEMLERLQSILDEEAEMFVLKMWRMLIFEIKKVETGLALRPKS from the exons ATGATGATGTTAATGGTTAACATGTGGAAAGATTGTCTAAAAATATGTTATCATGCTATCAATTGCGTTGTTGATGATGAGACGCTGGAAGTCTCATCTCAATGTATTCAAACCTCGCAAATCGTTCTTGggaatttggacattttgagcaGATTTCTTTGCAAGTGGATGCATAAGGTAAGCCCTATTCGTATGTTAGTGATTTATGAAATGGATGTTATCTTGATCCTTCAGGTTATCTGTTCAGCTGGTGAGTGTTGTCATGCTTATGGTGCCATCATAATGCTTGTAATGTTTG GAATTCCGCGTTATGCATCACCATACACTCCAATGATGAGACCAATGTTTCCTCCACGTCCACCAGGTGCAATTGGCATCATTCCTCCCTTGATGCGTCCTCCAGTCCCTATAATACGTCCTCCAATTATTCCTCCTGCTGCTAGGCCAGCTGCCATCCCAAGCATTGCTCAAACAGAGAAACCACAAACAACAGTTTATGTTGGCAAGATATCGTCCACTGCAGAAAATGAGTTTATGCTTTCTCTTTTGCAG CTCTGTGGGCCTGTTAGGAGTTGGAAGCGTGCTCAAGATCCGACAAATGGATCTCTGAAAGGTTTTGGGTTTTGTGAGTTTGAGTCTGCCGAAGGGGTTCTCCGTGCATTGAGATTGCTCAACAAATTAAACATTGACGGGCAGGAGCTGATG TTAAATGTCAATCAAGCAACTCGTGATTACCTTGAACGTTATGTTGAGAAGAAAGTAGTAGAAACCTCAAAGAAGCCCAAAGAATCTGAAACTGAAGGCGgtgagaaaaaagaagaaagtgcATCAGGTGGGGAAAAGAGTGAAAGTGCAAAGACTTCTATAGAACCTCCGGAGTCCACTACAGAAGAATCAAAGAAAGATAGTGGTGAGAAAGGGAATTTTGATGCTGCTAATTTCGGTCTGGTCAATGATGAAGATAGGCAAGCTGACAAGGAGGCCGTGGAGAAGCTCAAGGATATGCTAGAGGAAAGGCTGAAGAATAAACCATTAccacctccacctccacctccacAAACAGCTAAAGATGGTTCTGATAACTCGAATACGGAAAACCCCAAAGATGGGGAAGCAGATAGAGATACAGCAAAAAATG AAGACAAAAATGATGATGAATTGATCAGTCAAAGTAAAACTTCAAGTGAGCACGACAAGGCTGATATTAGCTCACCTGACCATCGTAGGCATGATAGGAGAAGTAGGGATCGAGAAAGGGATTTGAAGAGGGAAAAGGAAAGGGAACTCGAAAGGTATGAAAGAGAACGTGAACAAGAACGAGCCAAGAGAGAGAAGGAGAGAGATTACAAGATCCGCGAAGATGAGCGTAGGTACAAGGTCCGTGAAAAGGAGTGGGAATCTAAAGAAAGGGAGAGGGAATATTGGcggaaaaaagagagagaaagggaGAAAGAAAGGGCTCAAGAGCGCAAATGGGATATAAATGAGCAAGAACGTGAAAGTGAAGATGGTTATAGGAAAAGGAAACACAGGACTAGTGACGAGGAGAGGAAACGACGGCAGAGGGAGAAGGAAGATGACTTGGCCGATAGgcttaaagaagaagaagagattgcTGAGGCTAAGAGAAGAGCAGATGAGGAACAGCAGAAAAAAGAGCAGGAGGAGGCATTGAAAATCCTTTCTGGTCATCTGGCTAATGGACGCGAGAAAGCTGTTTCCTATGAGGAGAACAATCTTGAAAGCCAAGATAAGAATATTGAGACGGCTCATGATAATTTAAGTCAGG GTGGGGGAGTTGTGCAAAATGGGGCTGATGAAGAATCCGTATTGGCAGCTACTGCTTCATCAGATATGAAGCATAATAGCAATGCCCCAGCGAAAAGATTGGGATTTGGCCTCCTAGGGTCAGGGAAAAGAGCTGCTGTCCCGTCTGTTTTCAACGCAGATGAGGATGAGGatactcaaaaagaaaagaagatgagGCCATTGGTTCCAATTGACTATTCCATTGACGAGCGACATATGGTCCAACCTTCCATCTCTGAATCACCACCGGCTGTGGGTGCAGAACTTGCTAAGCGATTTTCAAATGTCAATCCTAAAGAAGAGAGGCCTGATGGAGAGAAGGACAGACACAGAAGAACTCATGACAGGTCCAGCCAGAGGGATCGGGACAAGCTTGATGAAGATACTAAACGAACCAGGGATGAGAGCAGAAACCTTGATCATGACAGAGTTCGGGAACCCAGGCCTGATAAGGTTAAGACGCCTGATAATCAGAAGCTTTTAGATGCAAAACAATTGATTGACATGATTCCAAAGACCAAAGACGAGTTGTTCTCATATGAGATAAACTGGACTATTTATGACAAG
- the LOC107763094 gene encoding RNA-binding motif protein 25 isoform X3, producing MMMLMVNMWKDCLKICYHAINCVVDDETLEVSSQCIQTSQIVLGNLDILSRFLCKWMHKTSFCIYAGIPRYASPYTPMMRPMFPPRPPGAIGIIPPLMRPPVPIIRPPIIPPAARPAAIPSIAQTEKPQTTVYVGKISSTAENEFMLSLLQLCGPVRSWKRAQDPTNGSLKGFGFCEFESAEGVLRALRLLNKLNIDGQELMLNVNQATRDYLERYVEKKVVETSKKPKESETEGGEKKEESASGGEKSESAKTSIEPPESTTEESKKDSGEKGNFDAANFGLVNDEDRQADKEAVEKLKDMLEERLKNKPLPPPPPPPQTAKDGSDNSNTENPKDGEADRDTAKNEDKNDDELISQSKTSSEHDKADISSPDHRRHDRRSRDRERDLKREKERELERYEREREQERAKREKERDYKIREDERRYKVREKEWESKEREREYWRKKEREREKERAQERKWDINEQERESEDGYRKRKHRTSDEERKRRQREKEDDLADRLKEEEEIAEAKRRADEEQQKKEQEEALKILSGHLANGREKAVSYEENNLESQDKNIETAHDNLSQGGGVVQNGADEESVLAATASSDMKHNSNAPAKRLGFGLLGSGKRAAVPSVFNADEDEDTQKEKKMRPLVPIDYSIDERHMVQPSISESPPAVGAELAKRFSNVNPKEERPDGEKDRHRRTHDRSSQRDRDKLDEDTKRTRDESRNLDHDRVREPRPDKVKTPDNQKLLDAKQLIDMIPKTKDELFSYEINWTIYDKNALHERMRPWISKKITDFLGEEEPTLVDYIVSSTQEHVKATEMLERLQSILDEEAEMFVLKMWRMLIFEIKKVETGLALRPKS from the exons ATGATGATGTTAATGGTTAACATGTGGAAAGATTGTCTAAAAATATGTTATCATGCTATCAATTGCGTTGTTGATGATGAGACGCTGGAAGTCTCATCTCAATGTATTCAAACCTCGCAAATCGTTCTTGggaatttggacattttgagcaGATTTCTTTGCAAGTGGATGCATAAG ACTTCTTTTTGCATTTATGCAGGAATTCCGCGTTATGCATCACCATACACTCCAATGATGAGACCAATGTTTCCTCCACGTCCACCAGGTGCAATTGGCATCATTCCTCCCTTGATGCGTCCTCCAGTCCCTATAATACGTCCTCCAATTATTCCTCCTGCTGCTAGGCCAGCTGCCATCCCAAGCATTGCTCAAACAGAGAAACCACAAACAACAGTTTATGTTGGCAAGATATCGTCCACTGCAGAAAATGAGTTTATGCTTTCTCTTTTGCAG CTCTGTGGGCCTGTTAGGAGTTGGAAGCGTGCTCAAGATCCGACAAATGGATCTCTGAAAGGTTTTGGGTTTTGTGAGTTTGAGTCTGCCGAAGGGGTTCTCCGTGCATTGAGATTGCTCAACAAATTAAACATTGACGGGCAGGAGCTGATG TTAAATGTCAATCAAGCAACTCGTGATTACCTTGAACGTTATGTTGAGAAGAAAGTAGTAGAAACCTCAAAGAAGCCCAAAGAATCTGAAACTGAAGGCGgtgagaaaaaagaagaaagtgcATCAGGTGGGGAAAAGAGTGAAAGTGCAAAGACTTCTATAGAACCTCCGGAGTCCACTACAGAAGAATCAAAGAAAGATAGTGGTGAGAAAGGGAATTTTGATGCTGCTAATTTCGGTCTGGTCAATGATGAAGATAGGCAAGCTGACAAGGAGGCCGTGGAGAAGCTCAAGGATATGCTAGAGGAAAGGCTGAAGAATAAACCATTAccacctccacctccacctccacAAACAGCTAAAGATGGTTCTGATAACTCGAATACGGAAAACCCCAAAGATGGGGAAGCAGATAGAGATACAGCAAAAAATG AAGACAAAAATGATGATGAATTGATCAGTCAAAGTAAAACTTCAAGTGAGCACGACAAGGCTGATATTAGCTCACCTGACCATCGTAGGCATGATAGGAGAAGTAGGGATCGAGAAAGGGATTTGAAGAGGGAAAAGGAAAGGGAACTCGAAAGGTATGAAAGAGAACGTGAACAAGAACGAGCCAAGAGAGAGAAGGAGAGAGATTACAAGATCCGCGAAGATGAGCGTAGGTACAAGGTCCGTGAAAAGGAGTGGGAATCTAAAGAAAGGGAGAGGGAATATTGGcggaaaaaagagagagaaagggaGAAAGAAAGGGCTCAAGAGCGCAAATGGGATATAAATGAGCAAGAACGTGAAAGTGAAGATGGTTATAGGAAAAGGAAACACAGGACTAGTGACGAGGAGAGGAAACGACGGCAGAGGGAGAAGGAAGATGACTTGGCCGATAGgcttaaagaagaagaagagattgcTGAGGCTAAGAGAAGAGCAGATGAGGAACAGCAGAAAAAAGAGCAGGAGGAGGCATTGAAAATCCTTTCTGGTCATCTGGCTAATGGACGCGAGAAAGCTGTTTCCTATGAGGAGAACAATCTTGAAAGCCAAGATAAGAATATTGAGACGGCTCATGATAATTTAAGTCAGG GTGGGGGAGTTGTGCAAAATGGGGCTGATGAAGAATCCGTATTGGCAGCTACTGCTTCATCAGATATGAAGCATAATAGCAATGCCCCAGCGAAAAGATTGGGATTTGGCCTCCTAGGGTCAGGGAAAAGAGCTGCTGTCCCGTCTGTTTTCAACGCAGATGAGGATGAGGatactcaaaaagaaaagaagatgagGCCATTGGTTCCAATTGACTATTCCATTGACGAGCGACATATGGTCCAACCTTCCATCTCTGAATCACCACCGGCTGTGGGTGCAGAACTTGCTAAGCGATTTTCAAATGTCAATCCTAAAGAAGAGAGGCCTGATGGAGAGAAGGACAGACACAGAAGAACTCATGACAGGTCCAGCCAGAGGGATCGGGACAAGCTTGATGAAGATACTAAACGAACCAGGGATGAGAGCAGAAACCTTGATCATGACAGAGTTCGGGAACCCAGGCCTGATAAGGTTAAGACGCCTGATAATCAGAAGCTTTTAGATGCAAAACAATTGATTGACATGATTCCAAAGACCAAAGACGAGTTGTTCTCATATGAGATAAACTGGACTATTTATGACAAG